From the genome of Nicotiana sylvestris chromosome 2, ASM39365v2, whole genome shotgun sequence, one region includes:
- the LOC104211789 gene encoding uncharacterized protein, translating into MVVVVGMEDRKKEDKLQAVWFAAGVAALMACLERAMLVSFVEQWRVIAFLALNLLLLAILFTSRSTIVEETSPECISNTTDQSKIEKKRVEECKKPLVVPSADEISEEEAKNVKENYTIIDKSENKEDQLDDSIDETQQISMEELNERAEAFIAMFRQHLISDAKAYSYSKSCRIRTPITLKGGDKNFTKCRPIY; encoded by the exons ATGGTGGTGGTTGTAGGAATGGAGGATAGAAAGAAAGAAGATAAATTACAAGCAGTATGGTTTGCTGCTGGAGTGGCTGCTTTAATGGCATGTTTGGAACGTGCTATGTTAGTTTCCTTTGTAGAGCAGTGGCGAGTGATTGCATTTCTTGCTCTTAATCTCTTGCTTTTAGCTATTCTTTTCACATCTAGAAGTACAATAGTTGAAGAAACCAGTCCAGAATGCATCAGCAACACTACTGATCAATCCAAGATTGAG AAAAAGAGGGTGGAAGAATGCAAGAAACCTTTGGTGGTGCCTTCTGCAGATGAAATATCAGAAGAAGAAGCAAAGAATGTCAAAGAGAATTATACAATAATAGACAAGAGTGAAAACAAAGAAGACCAATTAGATGATTCTATAGATGAAACTCAGCAAATTTCAATGGAGGAATTAAATGAGAGAGCAGAGGCATTTATAGCAATGTTCAGACAACATTTAATATCTGATGCAAaggcttatagttatagcaaaaGCTGCAGAATTCGAACTCCAATTACACTCAAAGGAGGTGACAAAAATTTTACCAAATGTAGACCCATTTATTAA
- the LOC104211784 gene encoding type I inositol polyphosphate 5-phosphatase 4-like isoform X1, which translates to MGNRQRKSRRKAIRLWFIKRRSKADASHLSEVSDNDEQDDECMDGFFGRSLDMEPCIRNNELRIFVGTWNVAGRSPVGSLALDLIEWLHLKEPADIYVLGFQEIVPLKTKTVIGAEDPTEATNWNSLIGKTLNSKYGGAWLTPMIIPVTNDNYQYDGAAESDRRLSDYEISSPARGQTRTKCELSDRVGRYKLMASKKMVGVFISVWMRRALLKKHRVSEVKVSSVACGIMGYLGNKGSVSVSMSIGGTSFCFVAAHLASGEKKGDEGKRNHQVSEIFRRTSFPRQPEDRRKGLPLTILGHDQIFWFGDLNYRLYLEDNLARELIKQQNWSALQEFDQLRKELEEGGVFQGWKEGNIEFAPTYKYSSYNCNRYSGGLPSRAGEKQRTPAWCDRILWYGKGVKQLSYFRSESKFSDHRPVSALFSIHVEDQKCARSGLVSFPPSVPSTIPSKAAARYRARVVEMLDLQSYH; encoded by the exons ATGGGTAACAGGCAACGAAAATCAAGACGAAAAGCAATTCGGTTGTGGTTTATCAAAAGACGAAGCAAAGCTGATGCATCGCATTTAAGCGAAGTTTCAG ATAACGACGAACAAGATGATGAATGCATGGATGGTTTTTTTGGTAGGTCACTGGACATGGAACCATGCATTAGAAACAATGAATTAAG AATCTTTGTTGGTACATGGAATGTTGCAGGAAGATCTCCCGTGGGAAGTCTAGCTCTAGATTTGATTGAGTGGCTCCATCTGAAAGAACCAGCTGATATTTATGTTCTTGG CTTTCAAGAAATAGTACCTCTAAAGACTAAAACAGTAATTGGAGCAGAAGATCCAACAGAAGCAACTAACTGGAACTCGCTCATCGGTAAAACTCTAAATAGCAAGTATGGTGGTGCCTGGTTGACACCCATGATCATTCCAGTCACGAATGACAATTATCAATATGATGGAGCTGCTGAATCGGATAGGAGACTGAGTGACTATGAAATATCAAGTCCAGCAAGAGGTCAGACTAGAACCAAATGTGAGCTTTCAGATCGTGTTGGTAGGTACAAATTGATGGCGAGCAAGAAGATGGTTGGTGTCTTCATTAGTGTCTGGATGAGAAGGGCATTGCTAAAGAAACATCGTGTCTCGGAGGTGAAAGTCTCTTCAGTAGCTTGTGGTATTATGGGCTATTTGGGAAACAAAGGATCAGTCTCTGTGAGCATGTCCATAGGAGGAACTAGTTTTTGTTTTGTGGCAGCTCACTTAGCCTCAGGAGAAAAGAAAGGTGATGAAGGGAAAAGGAACCATCAAGTCTCGGAAATTTTTAGGAGAACATCTTTCCCTCGGCAGCCAGAAGACAGACGTAAAGGTCTTCCTCTCACCATCTTAGGACATGA CCAGATATTTTGGTTTGGAGATCTCAACTACAGATTATACTTGGAAGACAACTTAGCAAGGGAATTAATAAAGCAGCAAAATTGGAGTGCCCTGCAAGAGTTTGACCAGTTGCGGAAGGAACTCGAAGAAGGTGGAGTTTTTCAGGGTTGGAAAGAGGGAAATATAGAGTTTGCACCCACATACAAATATTCTTCTTACAATTGCAATCGTTATTCTGGTGGACTTCCAAGCAGAGCTGGGGAGAAGCAAAGAACTCCAGCATG GTGCGATAGGATCCTATGGTATGGTAAGGGAGTTAAACAGCTTTCCTATTTCCGCAGTGAAAGCAAGTTCTCTGACCATCGGCCCGTCTCTGCTTTATTCTCTATACATGTTGAAGATCAAAAGTGTGCCCGTTCAGGTCTGGTTTCATTTCCTCCATCAGTCCCCTCCACAATTCCTAGTAAAGCT GCAGCCAGGTACAGGGCAAGGGTAGTAGAGATGCTAGATCTCCAGTCTTATCATTGA
- the LOC104211790 gene encoding uncharacterized protein, with protein sequence MEALKKAYAEIILNMAKEAAARVMASEQKALKFQQDLHSTKEEALRMLLRLKLMIDTKTTEAERLSQNKQRRIDELEAQLNEAEGMIIDLRAELYNVREQLNEAKTKHLHHLRPHVKEDLVCCKSIKSKLNNSESLKFPTELGSNVCKSADMSDIELCNYSTDNHILAVEIVKSNEPEIYQNGHCAIEMSLADERLHSGDDPSFPIEVTQVTEPSGRDAGAHNVPVTKAKKIENLVGEKPLKGLSSKQRPYTFRGKRRRKAQYGKTKNSSCKVRCNKLMLSQRPLTTISRSARYLHAGTYYDSPDSPSTNTERKNVAGSSFLLGKREPQNKDLTIAVAPRSIRKRRVKYLDNSFPASLSHSSHSNHPIRPGQQCPSFSHSKSNAVECTMKSTKLTNEGDIEEGAGFLIDNKICRKSASADSNEDKGLIDVSVMVEEGDDKSLLDVTMLPVESIFGDDKTSEGSKESPVQGNNKTPLKFTFSRKRKKDSVLNPNENPSPVSSMKKRSAEIENIDPRLKDSPLRSKQLVQVARQLVSLSGRSWW encoded by the exons ATGGAGGCTCTGAAGAAAGCATATGCGGAGATAATTCTGAATATGGCAAAGGAGGCGGCAGCTCGGGTCATGGCCTCAGAGCAAAAAGCCCTTAAATTTCAGCAGGATTTGCATTCCACTAAAGAGGAAGCCCTTCGAATGCTTCTTCGTTTGAAATTAATGATTGATACTAAG ACAACTGAAGCTGAAAGATTGTCCCAAAATAAGCAAAGAAGAATTGACGAATTAGAAGCTCAGCTTAATGAAGCGGAAGGGATGATAATAGATCTTAGGGCAGAATTATACAACGTGCGGGAGCAGTTGAATGAGGCGAAGACTAAGCATCTCCATCACTTGAGACCACATGTAAAAGAGGATTTGGTTTGTTGCAAGAGTATTAAGTCAAAGCTAAATAATTCTGAGTCATTAAAGTTCCCTACTGAATtgggatccaatgtctgcaaatcAGCAGACATGTCAGACATAGAATTGTGCAATTACTCAACAGACAATCATATTTTGGCTGTGGAGATTGTGAAAAGCAATGAGCCCGAGATTTATCAAAATGGACATTGTGCAATAGAGATGAGCCTAGCAGATGAGAGATTGCATTCTGGAGATGATCCAAGTTTTCCCATTGAAGTTACGCAGGTTACTGAACCAAGTGGACGAGATGCTGGAGCACACAATGTGCCAGTGACTAAAGCTAAGAAAATAGAGAATTTAGTTGGTGAAAAACCACTTAAAGGCCTTTCCTCTAAGCAGCGGCCCTATACATTTCGAGGAAAAAGACGAAGAAAAGCTCAATATGGCAAAACCAAAAATAGCTCTTGCAAGGTTCGTTGTAATAAGCTCATGTTGTCACAACGACCATTGACAACAATTTCTCGTTCTGCAAGATACTTGCATGCAGGCACTTATTATGATAGTCCTGATAGTCCTTCCACTAATACCGAGAGAAAAAACGTAGCAGGAAGTTCTTTCTTGTTGGGCAAAAGAGAGCCACAAAACAAGGATCTAACCATTGCTGTTGCTCCTAGAAGCATTAGGAAAAGACGCGTCAAATACTTGGACAATAGTTTTCCTGCATCATTGTCACATAGCTCCCATTCTAATCACCCGATCAGACCTGGTCAGCAGTGTCCATCTTTTTCTCATAGCAAGTCTAATGCAGTTGAATGCACCATGAAATCCACTAAATTAACAAATGAAGGCGATATTGAAGAAGGTGCAGGTTTTCTAATAGATAACAAGATATGTAGAAAGTCTGCAAGTGCAGATTCAAACGAGGACAAAGGGTTGATAGATGTCTCGGTGATGGTAGAGGAGGGCGATGATAAATCACTGCTTGACGTGACCATGTTACCAGTTGAATCTATCTTTGGAGACGACAAAACATCTGAAGGAAGTAAGGAATCACCTGTTCAAGGTAACAATAAGACACCTCTCAAGTTTACATTCAGCAGGAAGCGTAAGAAGGATTCTGTGTTGAACCCAAATGAGAACCCTTCTCCAGTAAGCTCAATGAAGAAAAGGTCTGCAGAGATAGAAAACATTGATCCAAGATTGAAGGATTCACCTTTAAGAAGTAAACAGTTGGTGCAGGTTGCTCGTCAG CTTGTCTCTCTGTCTGGAAGAAGCTGGTGGTAG
- the LOC104211786 gene encoding uncharacterized protein, producing the protein MDIAHCHLDGNADAVEFCLHESFHNVLAACTYTLQEGDQPSRTGSISLFDVDAESSRLSLTHRVQTAGIFDIKWSPVGGNVGPSLAQADANGYVRVHRLESCLNESEIPGNHLLEVCDEHVSSSMCLCIDWNPSATSLAVGLSDGSVSIISLLESQLSISRDWKAHDFELWAASFDIHQPQLVYTGSDDCKFSCWDLREDPSNLAFQNRKVHTMGICCITKRPSDPYTLLTGCYDEHLRVWDVRSISKPVHETSISLGGGVWRIKYHPSVPNLVLTACMHNGFAVVKVKGDTAEVIETYNKHGSLAYGADWQRGLGRNGRGKNNVIATCSFYDQLLRVWIPEGDIPECDPVL; encoded by the exons ATGGATATAGCTCATTGCCACCTTGATGGAAATGCCGATGCTGTGGAGTTTTGTCTACACGAATCTTTCCATAATGTTCTCGCCGCTTGCACCTATACTTTACAAGAAGGAGATCAGCCTAGTAGAACTGGCAGTATATCCCTCTTTGATGTTGATGCTGAATCCAGTCGACTTAGCTTGACACACAGAGTACAAACAGCTGGTATTTTTGATATAAAATGGAGCCCAGTTGGTGGAAATGTGGGTCCATCACTTGCTCAAGCTGATGCTAATGGTTATGTGAGAGTTCACAGACTTGAATCTTGTTTGAATGAATCAGAAATTCCTG GGAATCATTTGCTAGAGGTATGTGATGAACATGTCAGTTCCTCTATGTGCTTGTGTATAGACTGGAACCCATCAGCTACATCCCTCGCTGTGGGGCTTTCTGATGGGTCAGTCTCAATAATTTCACTCCTTGAGTCTCAACTAAGCATTTCCAGAGACTGGAAAGCACATGACTTTGAACTTTGGGCTGCCTCTTTTGATATCCACCAACCACAGCTAGTGTACACAGGGTCAGATGACTGCAAATTTAGTTGCTGGGATTTGCGAGAAGATCCATCTAACTTGGCATTCCAAAATAGAAAGGTTCACACAATGGGGATTTGCTGCATTACTAAGCGTCCAAGTGATCCTTACACCTTACTCACCGGTTGCTATGATGAACACCTGAGGGTATGGGATGTAAGATCAATCTCAAAACCTGTACACGAGACATCAATCTCCTTAGGTGGAGGAGTTTGGAGAATTAAGTACCATCCTTCTGTACCTAACCTAGTCTTGACAGCTTGTATGCACAATGGATTTGCAGTTGTTAAAGTTAAAGGGGATACAGCTGAAGTAATTGAAACCTACAACAAACATGGTTCCCTGGCATATGGAGCTGATTGGCAAAGAGGATTAGGGAGGAACGGTAGGGGTAAGAATAATGTCATTGCTACTTGCTCGTTTTATGACCAGCTTCTTCGTGTGTGGATACCAGAAGGTGATATTCCTGAATGTGACCCTGTGTTGTAG
- the LOC104211792 gene encoding inactive LRR receptor-like serine/threonine-protein kinase BIR2 — protein MTRFRFLLILLFLVFPQFYDTAVVEDDLKCLEGFKKSLEDPSGNLNSWDFTNSTVGAICKFAGVNCWNERENRINGLALQTMNLGGKVTESLEYCASLTTLDLSGNRFSGPIPSKICTWLPFLTTLDLSSNDFSGSIPADLVKCAYLNKLMLNDNKLSGNIPPEFSSFSRLKTLSVANNQLSGRIPAAFDSADSANFEGNSGLCGGPLGKCGGLSKKNLAIIIAAGVFGAAASMLLGFGAWYWYFTKAGKRKKGYGIGRGDDSDSWAEKLRAHKLTQVMLFQKPLVKVRLVDLLVATNSFSTDNVINSTRTGTTYNAVLRDGSALAIKRLNACKLSEKQFRVEMNRLSQLRHPNLVPLLGYCVVEEEKLLVYKHLSNGTLSSFLNRNASELDWPTRFRIGLGAARGLAWLHHGCHPPILHQNICSNVFFLDEDLDARLTDFGLARLMTPSDAKESSFVNGELGEFGYVAPEYSSTMVPSLKGDAYSFGVVLLELATGQKPLEVTAGEEGFKGNLVDWVNQLSASGRIKDAIDQNICGKGHDEEIVQFLRIACNSVAFRPKDRWSMYQVYEALKSMGERRGFSEQYDEFPLLFGKEGTTSSPI, from the coding sequence ATGACTCGTTTTAGATTTCTGTTAATTCTGCTTTTTCTTGTATTTCCTCAGTTTTACGATACTGCTGTAGTTGAAGATGATCTCAAATGTTTAGAAGGGTTCAAAAAATCCTTAGAAGATCCAAGCGGGAATCTGAACTCATGGGACTTTACCAATTCCACTGTCGGCGCTATCTGCAAGTTTGCAGGTGTCAATTGCTGGAACGAACGCGAAAATCGCATCAACGGCCTCGCTCTTCAGACCATGAACCTCGGCGGGAAGGTAACAGAATCGTTAGAGTATTGTGCCAGCTTAACAACCCTTGATCTTTCCGGTAACCGCTTTTCAGGTCCAATTCCTTCGAAAATTTGTACTTGGCTCCCTTTTTTAACAACCCTAGATTTGTCCAGTAACGATTTCTCTGGCTCTATCCCGGCGGATCTAGTTAAATGCGCTTATTTGAATAAATTAATGCTCAATGATAACAAACTTTCTGGAAATATTCCCCCTGAATTTTCTAGTTTCAGTAGGCTCAAAACTTTATCTGTGGCAAACAATCAACTTTCCGGTAGAATTCCGGCAGCTTTTGACTCGGCCGATTCGGCTAACTTTGAAGGAAATAGTGGACTCTGTGGTGGACCTTTGGGGAAATGTGGAGGACTCAGTAAGAAAAACTTGGCTATTATTATTGCGGCAGGGGTCTTTGGTGCTGCTGCTTCTATGTTGTTGGGTTTTGGTGCCTGGTATTGGTATTTCACCAAGGCCGGGAAGAGGAAGAAAGGGTATGGGATTGGTAGAGGCGACGACTCAGATAGTTGGGCTGAGAAGCTGAGGGCTCACAAGCTCACTCAGGTTATGTTGTTTCAGAAACCGCTTGTTAAGGTTAGATTAGTTGATTTGTTGGTCGCCACAAATAGTTTCAGCACGGACAATGTTATCAACTCGACTAGAACGGGGACCACTTATAACGCTGTGTTACGCGATGGTTCTGCGCTTGCCATTAAGCGGCTTAATGCTTGCAAACTGAGCGAGAAGCAGTTTCGGGTTGAGATGAATAGGTTAAGTCAACTTAGGCATCCTAATTTGGTGCCACTTCTGGGGTACTGTGTTGTTGAAGAGGAGAAGCTTTTGGTTTACAAGCACCTGTCAAATGGTACTTTGTCTTCATTCTTGAATCGGAATGCAAGTGAATTAGATTGGCCTACTCGGTTTAGAATTGGTCTGGGTGCTGCTAGGGGCCTTGCTTGGTTACATCATGGTTGCCACCCACCTATCTTGCACCAAAACATATGTTCTAATGTTTTTTTCCTCGATGAAGACTTGGATGCTAGATTAACGGATTTTGGGCTGGCAAGGCTGATGACTCCTTCAGATGCAAAAGAGTCTAGTTTTGTGAATGGGGAGTTGGGTGAATTTGGTTATGTAGCTCCGGAGTACTCTAGCACAATGGTGCCTTCACTGAAAGGGGATGCTTACAGCTTCGGGGTAGTGCTTTTGGAGTTGGCTACTGGACAAAAACCTCTTGAAGTTACTGCTGGTGAAGAGGGCTTCAAGGGTAACTTGGTGGACTGGGTAAATCAGCTCTCTGCTTCTGGTCGCATTAAAGATGCAATCGACCAGAACATATGTGGGAAGGGGCATGATGAAGAGATTGTACAATTCCTAAGAATTGCTTGTAATTCAGTGGCTTTTCGGCCCAAGGACAGGTGGTCTATGTATCAGGTTTATGAAGCACTTAAGAGCATGGGTGAAAGACGGGGTTTCTCCGAACAATATGATGAATTTCCGTTACTATTTGGCAAAGAAGGTACTACGAGCAGTCCTATTTGA
- the LOC104211784 gene encoding type I inositol polyphosphate 5-phosphatase 4-like isoform X2, producing the protein MGNRQRKSRRKAIRLWFIKRRSKADASHLSEVSDNDEQDDECMDGFFGRSLDMEPCIRNNELRIFVGTWNVAGRSPVGSLALDLIEWLHLKEPADIYVLGFQEIVPLKTKTVIGAEDPTEATNWNSLIGKTLNSKYGGAWLTPMIIPVTNDNYQYDGAAESDRRLSDYEISSPARGQTRTKCELSDRVGRYKLMASKKMVGVFISVWMRRALLKKHRVSEVKVSSVACGIMGYLGNKGSVSVSMSIGGTSFCFVAAHLASGEKKGDEGKRNHQVSEIFRRTSFPRQPEDRRKGLPLTILGHDQIFWFGDLNYRLYLEDNLARELIKQQNWSALQEFDQLRKELEEGGVFQGWKEGNIEFAPTYKYSSYNCNRYSGGLPSRAGEKQRTPAWCDRILWYGKGVKQLSYFRSESKFSDHRPVSALFSIHVEDQKCARSGLVSFPPSVPSTIPSKAPGTGQG; encoded by the exons ATGGGTAACAGGCAACGAAAATCAAGACGAAAAGCAATTCGGTTGTGGTTTATCAAAAGACGAAGCAAAGCTGATGCATCGCATTTAAGCGAAGTTTCAG ATAACGACGAACAAGATGATGAATGCATGGATGGTTTTTTTGGTAGGTCACTGGACATGGAACCATGCATTAGAAACAATGAATTAAG AATCTTTGTTGGTACATGGAATGTTGCAGGAAGATCTCCCGTGGGAAGTCTAGCTCTAGATTTGATTGAGTGGCTCCATCTGAAAGAACCAGCTGATATTTATGTTCTTGG CTTTCAAGAAATAGTACCTCTAAAGACTAAAACAGTAATTGGAGCAGAAGATCCAACAGAAGCAACTAACTGGAACTCGCTCATCGGTAAAACTCTAAATAGCAAGTATGGTGGTGCCTGGTTGACACCCATGATCATTCCAGTCACGAATGACAATTATCAATATGATGGAGCTGCTGAATCGGATAGGAGACTGAGTGACTATGAAATATCAAGTCCAGCAAGAGGTCAGACTAGAACCAAATGTGAGCTTTCAGATCGTGTTGGTAGGTACAAATTGATGGCGAGCAAGAAGATGGTTGGTGTCTTCATTAGTGTCTGGATGAGAAGGGCATTGCTAAAGAAACATCGTGTCTCGGAGGTGAAAGTCTCTTCAGTAGCTTGTGGTATTATGGGCTATTTGGGAAACAAAGGATCAGTCTCTGTGAGCATGTCCATAGGAGGAACTAGTTTTTGTTTTGTGGCAGCTCACTTAGCCTCAGGAGAAAAGAAAGGTGATGAAGGGAAAAGGAACCATCAAGTCTCGGAAATTTTTAGGAGAACATCTTTCCCTCGGCAGCCAGAAGACAGACGTAAAGGTCTTCCTCTCACCATCTTAGGACATGA CCAGATATTTTGGTTTGGAGATCTCAACTACAGATTATACTTGGAAGACAACTTAGCAAGGGAATTAATAAAGCAGCAAAATTGGAGTGCCCTGCAAGAGTTTGACCAGTTGCGGAAGGAACTCGAAGAAGGTGGAGTTTTTCAGGGTTGGAAAGAGGGAAATATAGAGTTTGCACCCACATACAAATATTCTTCTTACAATTGCAATCGTTATTCTGGTGGACTTCCAAGCAGAGCTGGGGAGAAGCAAAGAACTCCAGCATG GTGCGATAGGATCCTATGGTATGGTAAGGGAGTTAAACAGCTTTCCTATTTCCGCAGTGAAAGCAAGTTCTCTGACCATCGGCCCGTCTCTGCTTTATTCTCTATACATGTTGAAGATCAAAAGTGTGCCCGTTCAGGTCTGGTTTCATTTCCTCCATCAGTCCCCTCCACAATTCCTAGTAAAGCT CCAGGTACAGGGCAAGGGTAG